The following are from one region of the Methanoculleus caldifontis genome:
- a CDS encoding beta-propeller domain-containing protein, whose product MESWKPAAAVALGCLVVVAIIGTALASEDAGAEAWGDLRKFGSKEEIEAFLKEHAQGGGNGSGYPRTNGGVMPEEAVDYAPAPAATAAPAPAAGDYSTTNVQVQGVDEADFLKNDGKYIYLISGRTLAILEAFPPEDARIVSETWIDGSPKALFLEGDRLVVFATKTEEEMTAVRGSVTPVPIWRTVTHAYIYDIGDRRDPKRVGDVTFTGDYYDARMIGEYVYALTRESPLWVHDGIVLPEVRTGGAEPVVPDIYRPETPLQNYIFYTAGGFSIRNNTAAPDAETFLLGYDTTLFASRENLYLAYRNMGPAYTGPVAGTPSEETGTRDRTIIHRFAIERGKIDYRTMGQVPGHLLNQFSLDEYGGNLRVATTVEDWGWERSVRYNNVYVLNSAMTVIGTLEHLAPDERIYAARFAGDRLYLVTFKQVDPLFVIDLSDPRRPGILGELKIPGYSDYLHPFGADHIIGVGKETSENTWGGVSVAGLKVALFDVSDVNNPIQVDSVVIGEAGTDSPALYDHKAFLFIEEKGLLVLPVSEIKRVENPGSRYPGSYGTMTWQGAYVYSVSPEEGLNLTGTVTHRERETSYAWNSPDAVQRSLFMDDTLYTVSARSIIMTGLDDGSRINEVLLPYRGEASPTPYPVW is encoded by the coding sequence ATGGAGAGCTGGAAACCGGCGGCGGCGGTCGCGCTCGGCTGCCTGGTGGTCGTCGCGATCATCGGGACCGCCCTCGCGTCGGAGGACGCCGGGGCGGAGGCCTGGGGCGACCTGCGGAAGTTCGGGTCGAAAGAGGAGATCGAGGCGTTCTTAAAGGAGCACGCGCAGGGCGGGGGAAACGGTAGCGGCTACCCCCGGACAAACGGGGGCGTCATGCCCGAAGAAGCTGTAGATTATGCCCCGGCACCGGCAGCGACAGCTGCCCCGGCGCCTGCGGCCGGTGACTACTCGACCACGAACGTCCAGGTGCAGGGTGTCGACGAGGCCGACTTCCTGAAGAACGACGGAAAATACATCTACCTCATATCGGGCAGGACGCTCGCGATCCTCGAGGCGTTCCCGCCGGAAGATGCCAGGATCGTCTCCGAGACCTGGATCGACGGGAGCCCGAAGGCGCTCTTCCTCGAAGGCGACCGCCTGGTGGTCTTTGCCACGAAGACGGAGGAGGAGATGACCGCCGTGAGAGGGAGCGTTACCCCGGTCCCGATCTGGCGGACGGTGACGCACGCCTACATCTACGATATCGGCGACCGCAGAGACCCGAAGCGGGTCGGGGACGTGACCTTCACCGGCGACTACTACGACGCCCGGATGATCGGGGAGTACGTCTACGCCCTCACGCGGGAGTCCCCCCTCTGGGTGCATGACGGGATCGTCCTGCCCGAGGTGAGGACGGGCGGCGCCGAGCCGGTCGTGCCCGACATCTACCGCCCGGAGACCCCCCTGCAGAACTACATCTTCTATACCGCGGGCGGCTTCTCCATCAGGAACAATACGGCCGCTCCCGACGCCGAGACCTTCCTCCTCGGCTACGACACCACCCTCTTTGCGTCGCGGGAGAACCTCTATCTCGCCTACCGGAACATGGGCCCGGCCTACACCGGCCCGGTCGCCGGGACGCCGTCGGAGGAGACCGGCACCCGCGACCGGACGATCATCCACCGGTTCGCGATCGAACGGGGGAAGATCGACTACCGCACGATGGGGCAGGTGCCCGGGCACCTCCTGAATCAGTTCTCCCTCGACGAGTACGGGGGGAACCTCCGGGTGGCGACGACCGTCGAGGACTGGGGATGGGAGAGGTCGGTCCGGTACAACAACGTCTACGTCCTCAACTCAGCGATGACGGTCATCGGGACGCTCGAACACCTGGCGCCGGACGAGCGGATCTACGCCGCCCGGTTCGCCGGCGACCGGCTGTACCTGGTGACGTTCAAGCAGGTCGACCCCCTCTTCGTCATCGACCTCTCCGACCCCAGGCGCCCGGGCATCCTCGGCGAGCTCAAGATCCCGGGTTACTCCGACTACCTCCACCCCTTCGGCGCCGACCATATCATCGGTGTCGGGAAGGAGACGAGCGAGAACACCTGGGGCGGGGTCTCGGTGGCGGGCCTCAAGGTCGCCCTCTTCGACGTATCCGACGTGAACAACCCCATCCAGGTCGACAGCGTCGTGATCGGGGAGGCCGGGACCGATTCTCCGGCGCTCTACGACCACAAGGCCTTCCTCTTTATTGAGGAGAAAGGGCTCCTCGTCCTCCCGGTGAGCGAGATAAAAAGGGTCGAGAACCCCGGATCGAGGTACCCCGGCTCCTACGGCACCATGACCTGGCAGGGGGCCTACGTCTACTCGGTGAGCCCGGAAGAGGGACTCAACCTCACGGGCACGGTCACCCACAGGGAGAGGGAGACGTCCTACGCCTGGAACTCCCCCGACGCGGTGCAGCGGTCGCTCTTCATGGACGACACCCTCTACACCGTCTCGGCAAGGAGCATCATCATGACCGGTCTTGACGACGGCAGCAGGATCAACGAGGTCCTCCTCCCCTATCGGGGGGAGGCCTCGCCGACCCCGTACCCGGTCTGGTGA
- a CDS encoding calcium/sodium antiporter has product MILTAVMLVIGIALLIKGADLFVGGGSGLALRHRISPALIGSTIIAFGTSLPELVVSIDAAATGSTGIALGNVIGSNIANIALVLALCTFIRPTMIAASGASRSALVRHTALMLAATAAFALLAMRGTLDALAGGVLLTLFAVILVLLVREGREEGDIVLKSHGWRDLLYIALGLIAVVIGARLVVNGAVTIAEAFGIPAFVIGLSVVAVGTSLPELATSLVAAVKNEGAISIGNILGSNIFNLLLVLGISLLLAPATVGSPLDIVAVVFFSAAILPLLFGRPTFVRGWSAFLLVGYAAYIAWTFLAAPAV; this is encoded by the coding sequence ATGATACTGACCGCCGTTATGCTCGTCATCGGCATCGCCCTCCTCATCAAAGGGGCCGACCTCTTCGTGGGCGGAGGCAGCGGCCTCGCCCTCCGCCACAGGATCTCCCCCGCCCTGATCGGGTCGACGATCATCGCGTTCGGCACCTCCCTTCCGGAACTCGTCGTGAGCATCGACGCCGCAGCCACAGGCAGCACCGGAATTGCGCTCGGGAACGTCATCGGGAGCAACATCGCGAACATCGCCCTGGTCCTGGCCCTCTGCACCTTCATCCGCCCCACCATGATCGCCGCATCGGGAGCGTCGCGCTCGGCCCTCGTCAGGCACACCGCGCTGATGCTCGCGGCGACGGCGGCGTTCGCGCTCCTCGCCATGAGAGGCACCCTCGATGCCCTGGCAGGCGGGGTGCTCCTCACCCTCTTCGCGGTCATCCTCGTTCTTCTCGTGCGGGAAGGCCGTGAAGAGGGGGATATCGTGCTCAAGTCTCACGGATGGAGAGATCTCCTCTACATCGCCCTCGGCCTCATCGCCGTCGTCATCGGTGCACGGCTGGTCGTCAACGGCGCCGTCACGATCGCGGAGGCCTTCGGGATCCCGGCCTTCGTCATCGGCCTCTCGGTCGTCGCCGTCGGGACATCGCTCCCCGAACTCGCGACCTCGCTCGTTGCCGCCGTGAAGAACGAGGGCGCCATCTCCATCGGCAACATCCTCGGCAGCAACATCTTCAACCTCCTCCTGGTCCTCGGGATAAGTCTCCTCCTCGCCCCGGCCACCGTCGGGTCGCCCCTCGACATCGTCGCGGTCGTCTTCTTCTCGGCCGCGATCCTCCCCCTGCTCTTTGGCCGCCCAACCTTCGTCAGGGGCTGGTCGGCCTTCCTGCTCGTCGGCTACGCCGCTTACATCGCCTGGACCTTCCTGGCGGCGCCGGCGGTGTGA
- a CDS encoding SagB/ThcOx family dehydrogenase, producing MSNPVTRSLRGAGREFMRRTEYGNLPPSDQMLGRPSPPLEVPYTKEKATVVLPAPGSIALPALDLHDAIERRVSTRDYASEPLALSELAYLLWSTQGVKRAVGGVFTLRTVPSAGARHAFETYLLVNRVEGVTPGLYRYLALEHRLAEESRDPDLPRQIAAGCLNQPHIIKSAVTFLWAAVPARMTWRYGERGYRYLHLDAGHVCQNLYLAALGVGCGVCAIAAFDDAAMNRLLDIDGDEQFLIYVATVGKMP from the coding sequence ATGTCGAACCCTGTCACCCGGTCCCTGCGCGGGGCAGGAAGGGAGTTCATGCGGAGGACGGAGTACGGGAATCTGCCGCCGTCCGACCAGATGCTGGGCCGCCCCTCACCGCCCCTCGAGGTCCCGTACACGAAGGAGAAGGCGACCGTCGTCCTGCCTGCGCCCGGGAGTATCGCCCTTCCCGCTCTCGACCTCCACGACGCGATCGAGCGCAGGGTGAGCACGAGAGACTATGCCTCCGAACCGCTTGCGCTCTCCGAGCTCGCCTACCTCCTCTGGTCCACCCAGGGGGTGAAGCGGGCCGTCGGCGGGGTCTTCACCCTCCGCACGGTCCCGTCTGCGGGCGCACGGCACGCGTTCGAGACCTACCTCCTGGTCAACCGGGTCGAGGGCGTCACGCCCGGGCTCTACCGCTACCTGGCCCTCGAGCACCGCCTTGCCGAAGAGTCGCGCGACCCCGATCTCCCGCGGCAGATTGCGGCAGGATGCCTGAACCAGCCGCATATCATCAAGAGCGCCGTTACGTTCCTCTGGGCCGCCGTCCCGGCCCGGATGACCTGGCGCTACGGCGAGCGCGGCTACCGCTACCTGCATCTCGACGCCGGTCACGTCTGCCAGAACCTCTACCTCGCGGCCCTGGGCGTGGGGTGCGGGGTCTGCGCGATCGCCGCCTTCGACGATGCGGCGATGAACCGGCTCCTCGACATCGACGGCGACGAGCAGTTCCTGATCTACGTCGCGACGGTGGGGAAGATGCCGTGA
- a CDS encoding YkgJ family cysteine cluster protein, with product MLSFDEEIDALEQERELLLQYPEEEFIEIIREVGFSCDCCGQCCTREFNGHVFLLEEDTGSVRSFAPDALIPAPGFDACDQQGRFYVSGYALRTGPDGSCIFLSEGRCTVYDRRFSICRVYPYMLHREPDETGRVDWRQISGLDEHGCYGTPIDDAECARIARETRAYEAAFLDQEIRFRRALRDLFAREGLRYVRRTYDLLMRDFRKGAEVEVRVFHRGEFESHRVTRATYE from the coding sequence ATGCTCTCATTCGACGAAGAGATAGACGCACTCGAGCAGGAACGCGAACTGCTTCTCCAATACCCGGAAGAAGAGTTCATCGAGATCATCCGCGAGGTGGGGTTCTCCTGCGACTGCTGCGGCCAATGCTGCACCCGCGAGTTCAACGGCCACGTCTTCTTACTTGAGGAGGACACCGGGAGCGTCCGGTCGTTTGCGCCCGACGCCCTCATCCCGGCTCCGGGCTTCGACGCCTGCGACCAGCAGGGGCGGTTCTACGTATCGGGCTACGCCCTCCGGACCGGACCGGACGGCTCCTGCATCTTCCTCTCTGAGGGCAGGTGCACCGTCTACGACCGGCGGTTCTCCATCTGCCGCGTCTACCCCTACATGCTCCACCGGGAACCGGATGAAACGGGCCGCGTCGACTGGCGCCAGATCAGCGGCCTGGACGAGCACGGGTGCTACGGCACCCCGATCGACGATGCCGAATGCGCCCGGATAGCCCGCGAGACCCGTGCCTACGAGGCGGCGTTCCTCGACCAGGAGATCCGGTTCCGCCGCGCTCTCCGCGACCTCTTCGCCCGCGAGGGGTTGCGCTACGTCCGGCGGACTTACGACCTCCTGATGCGTGACTTCCGTAAAGGTGCGGAGGTCGAGGTCCGGGTCTTTCACCGCGGGGAGTTCGAGTCTCACCGGGTCACCCGCGCGACGTACGAGTAA
- a CDS encoding SLC13 family permease, with amino-acid sequence METEVLLTLLVLAAAAVLFITGVVRVDVAAVLVTLALAWLGLVTPVQALSGFSSSAVIAMLSVMALGRGLDRTGVTIRIARAIVGFAGTGERRLTAAVSLVAGGLSAFMQSVGATAVFLPSLLRVSSLTGVPASRLLLPVGYAATLGGTVSMVGAGTLIILNDLLRQRGYAPFELFAVTPVGLPLLLSGIAFFYFFGNRVLPRHQKVRLSPQEELIRTWCLPCRISYLRIPSQSPLAGKTREGVHMISRYGLHLISLAERGEVVYTPWRYTRFAVGQELGILGEAESIARFMDDFGLEWVRAGESTADVAADPNVGFAEVIVRPYAPIVGKTLRDLEFRVTYGAEVLVIHTGAEERREDLADIPLQAGDTMVVLGRWERLRALATSRNFVLVTPVEGQAGIRERSATAAILCFVAAVGLTYTGLAIPVSLLSGVVAMILLRVIPVGEVYRAVDWRTLVLIAGLLPLGIAMETTGTARFVADLLVGLVAGYPTLLILVAVAVLATAFSLVISNIAATVLLVPLALTMAGPLGLDPRGMALLVGICTSNSFLLPTHPVNALLMGPGGYRTRDYFAAGSVMTAAFILIAVGIVSLLYF; translated from the coding sequence ATGGAGACCGAGGTCCTCCTCACCCTGCTGGTGCTGGCCGCCGCCGCGGTCCTCTTCATCACCGGCGTCGTCAGGGTCGACGTCGCTGCGGTGCTCGTGACCCTCGCGCTCGCGTGGCTCGGCCTCGTCACCCCGGTGCAGGCCCTCTCCGGCTTCTCGAGCAGCGCGGTCATCGCGATGCTCTCCGTGATGGCACTCGGCCGCGGGCTCGACCGCACCGGGGTGACCATCCGCATCGCCCGCGCCATCGTCGGGTTTGCCGGGACCGGCGAGCGGCGTCTGACCGCCGCCGTCTCGCTCGTCGCCGGGGGGCTCTCGGCGTTCATGCAGAGCGTCGGGGCCACCGCCGTCTTCCTCCCCTCGCTTCTGCGGGTCTCGTCGCTCACGGGGGTCCCGGCGTCGCGCCTCCTCCTGCCGGTCGGCTACGCCGCGACCCTCGGCGGCACCGTCAGCATGGTGGGGGCGGGCACCCTCATCATCTTAAACGACCTCCTCCGGCAGCGGGGGTACGCGCCGTTCGAGCTCTTTGCCGTCACCCCCGTCGGCCTGCCGCTCCTCCTCTCCGGGATAGCCTTCTTCTACTTCTTCGGGAACCGGGTCCTCCCCCGGCACCAGAAAGTCCGGCTGAGCCCCCAGGAGGAGCTGATCCGGACCTGGTGCCTGCCCTGCCGCATATCCTACCTGCGGATCCCTTCGCAAAGCCCCCTCGCGGGGAAGACGCGGGAGGGGGTGCATATGATCTCGCGCTACGGCCTCCATCTCATCTCTCTCGCCGAGAGGGGCGAGGTCGTCTACACGCCCTGGCGGTACACCCGGTTCGCCGTCGGGCAGGAGCTCGGCATCCTCGGCGAGGCGGAGAGTATCGCGCGGTTCATGGACGATTTCGGGCTCGAGTGGGTCCGGGCCGGGGAGAGCACCGCGGACGTCGCGGCCGACCCGAACGTGGGGTTTGCCGAGGTGATCGTCCGGCCGTATGCACCGATCGTCGGCAAGACGCTCCGTGACCTCGAGTTCCGGGTGACCTACGGCGCCGAGGTGCTGGTCATCCATACCGGAGCTGAAGAACGGCGGGAGGACCTGGCCGATATCCCCCTGCAGGCGGGGGACACGATGGTCGTGCTGGGCCGCTGGGAACGGCTCCGGGCCCTCGCCACGAGCCGGAACTTCGTCCTGGTGACCCCCGTCGAGGGGCAGGCGGGGATCCGCGAACGGAGTGCAACGGCCGCCATCCTCTGCTTTGTTGCCGCTGTCGGCCTCACCTACACCGGCCTTGCGATCCCGGTAAGCCTTCTCTCGGGGGTGGTCGCGATGATCCTCCTCCGGGTCATCCCGGTGGGGGAGGTCTACCGGGCCGTCGACTGGCGGACGCTCGTCCTGATCGCCGGCCTCCTTCCCCTCGGCATCGCGATGGAGACGACCGGGACGGCCCGGTTCGTCGCAGACCTGCTGGTGGGTCTGGTCGCCGGGTACCCGACGCTTCTCATACTCGTCGCGGTTGCGGTCCTCGCGACCGCCTTCTCGCTCGTGATCTCGAATATCGCCGCAACGGTCCTCCTGGTCCCGCTCGCGCTCACGATGGCGGGCCCTCTCGGGCTCGACCCTCGCGGGATGGCTCTCCTCGTCGGGATCTGCACCTCGAACTCCTTCCTCCTCCCCACGCACCCGGTGAACGCCCTCCTGATGGGGCCCGGGGGTTACCGGACCCGGGACTACTTCGCCGCGGGAAGTGTCATGACGGCCGCCTTCATCCTGATCGCCGTCGGCATCGTCTCTCTCCTCTACTTCTGA
- a CDS encoding dihydrolipoyl dehydrogenase family protein encodes MEREYDVVVIGTGVAGSDIAWHCRDAGLTVAIADQRIYGGTCALRGCVPKRVLASAAGAVACARDLEGKGVSGEVAVDWPELVAFVRSFTDPIPRRKEEGFRGAGIHTYHGFARFAGKNRVTVGGDTLTARHIVIATGAKPRPLDVPGADLMTPSDDFFYLESLPERIIFVGGGYISFEFAHVAARAGSKVTILQRSGRMLSGFDPDIVDRLVLASGEIGIDVQVNMPLISIEKNADGLRVRAGKEGEERTFHADMVVHGAGRVPAVEGLDLAAGEVETDRRGIVVDDHLRSVSNPSVYVAGDANQRSPQLTPVAVMDAHIVVDNILHGDTRVADYSVVPSAVFTTPPLASVGLTEAAAKEKGIPYVVNAGDLSGRFTNRSIGQRHVGYKLLVESDSHRILGAHLIGPNVGEVINIFALAIRHGLKVEDLTLDAIPWAYPSSTYDVIHMVYPLVRK; translated from the coding sequence ATGGAACGGGAGTACGACGTCGTCGTCATCGGGACCGGGGTCGCCGGTTCCGACATCGCCTGGCACTGCAGGGATGCCGGTCTCACGGTCGCGATCGCCGACCAACGGATCTACGGGGGGACGTGCGCCCTCCGCGGCTGCGTCCCCAAAAGAGTGCTCGCCAGCGCCGCCGGGGCTGTGGCCTGCGCCCGCGACCTCGAGGGGAAGGGGGTCTCCGGGGAGGTCGCGGTCGACTGGCCGGAGCTGGTCGCCTTCGTGCGCTCGTTCACCGATCCCATCCCCCGGCGGAAGGAGGAGGGGTTCCGGGGGGCGGGGATCCACACCTATCACGGATTTGCCCGGTTCGCCGGCAAAAATCGGGTGACGGTCGGCGGCGATACGCTCACGGCCCGGCATATCGTGATCGCCACCGGGGCAAAGCCCCGTCCGCTGGACGTTCCGGGCGCGGATCTGATGACCCCGAGCGACGACTTCTTCTACCTCGAGTCGCTCCCCGAACGGATAATCTTCGTCGGCGGGGGCTACATCTCCTTTGAGTTCGCGCACGTGGCCGCCAGAGCCGGGTCGAAGGTGACTATCCTCCAGCGGAGCGGGAGGATGCTCTCGGGGTTCGACCCCGATATCGTCGACCGGCTGGTTCTGGCTTCAGGGGAGATCGGGATCGACGTGCAGGTGAACATGCCCCTCATCTCGATCGAGAAGAACGCCGACGGTCTCAGGGTGCGGGCCGGGAAGGAGGGCGAGGAGAGGACGTTCCATGCAGATATGGTCGTCCACGGCGCCGGCAGGGTCCCTGCCGTCGAAGGCCTCGATCTTGCGGCCGGAGAGGTCGAGACCGACCGCCGGGGGATCGTCGTCGACGACCACCTCCGGAGCGTCTCGAACCCCTCCGTCTACGTTGCGGGGGACGCGAACCAGAGAAGCCCGCAGCTGACGCCGGTCGCGGTGATGGACGCTCACATCGTCGTCGACAACATCCTGCACGGCGACACGCGGGTCGCGGACTACTCGGTCGTGCCGAGCGCCGTCTTCACGACCCCGCCCCTCGCGTCGGTCGGGCTCACGGAAGCGGCGGCGAAGGAGAAAGGGATCCCGTATGTCGTCAATGCCGGCGACCTCTCAGGCCGGTTCACGAACCGGAGCATCGGCCAGAGGCATGTCGGCTACAAACTCCTGGTCGAGAGCGACTCACACAGGATCCTCGGCGCCCACCTGATCGGGCCCAACGTCGGGGAGGTGATCAACATCTTCGCCCTCGCGATCCGGCACGGCCTGAAGGTGGAGGACCTGACGCTCGACGCGATCCCGTGGGCCTACCCGAGCAGCACCTACGACGTCATCCACATGGTCTACCCGCTGGTGCGGAAGTGA
- a CDS encoding 4Fe-4S binding protein, translating to MSIFQMTRTVIRNLTGGPATRQYPLVPARTCPLTRGHVVFDPATCRSCGLCSRRCPCEALHLDKETKVWAIDRMRCIACGDCVEACPFGSLAMEPAYLPPVVEQRVAECHTITYVKPEKPAKKPAEEGAGA from the coding sequence ATGAGCATATTCCAGATGACGAGGACGGTCATCCGAAACCTTACGGGGGGGCCGGCCACCCGGCAGTACCCACTGGTCCCGGCGCGGACGTGCCCCCTCACCCGGGGCCACGTCGTCTTCGACCCGGCAACCTGCCGGTCCTGCGGCCTCTGCTCGCGGCGGTGCCCGTGCGAGGCGCTCCACCTCGACAAGGAGACGAAGGTCTGGGCGATCGACCGGATGCGGTGTATCGCCTGCGGCGACTGCGTGGAGGCCTGCCCGTTCGGGAGCCTCGCGATGGAGCCGGCGTACCTCCCGCCGGTGGTGGAGCAGCGTGTGGCAGAGTGCCACACGATCACCTACGTCAAACCCGAGAAGCCGGCGAAGAAACCGGCCGAAGAGGGCGCAGGCGCGTAA
- a CDS encoding hydrogenase large subunit produces MPERIVIPFGPQHPVLPEPIHLDLVLEDELVVDVIPSIGYIHRGLEQLVQKREFTEYVYVAERICGICSFMHAVGYSQGIEHIMGIEIPDRAKYLRTIWSECSRLHSHLLWLGLFADGMGFENLFMRSWQLRESVLDTLEDTTGGRVIQGTCKVGGVRRDIEKEKLDKMHRQLDPFEEQCRELGDVFLDDDTVKYRLKGLSVISKDDAYALGAVGPTARASGVAMDHRETGYAAYGDLGFKPVVETAGDCYARCAVRVKEVYASIDLIRRAIDQMPEGPLDVKVKGTPDGEYFSRVEQPRGEVVYYLRGDGTKYLSRARIRTPTLANIPPLVKMLPGAQLADVPVVVLSIDPCISCTER; encoded by the coding sequence ATGCCGGAACGCATAGTCATACCGTTCGGGCCGCAGCACCCGGTGCTGCCGGAACCGATCCACCTCGACCTCGTCCTCGAGGACGAGCTGGTGGTGGACGTGATCCCCTCCATCGGCTACATTCACCGCGGGCTCGAGCAGCTCGTCCAGAAGCGCGAGTTCACCGAGTACGTCTACGTGGCAGAAAGGATCTGTGGGATCTGCAGTTTCATGCACGCGGTCGGTTACAGCCAGGGTATCGAGCATATCATGGGGATCGAGATCCCCGACCGGGCGAAGTATCTCCGGACGATCTGGTCGGAGTGCTCGCGTCTACACTCGCACCTCCTCTGGCTCGGTCTCTTTGCCGACGGGATGGGCTTTGAGAACCTCTTCATGCGGTCCTGGCAGCTCAGGGAGAGTGTCCTCGACACGCTCGAGGACACCACCGGCGGCAGGGTCATCCAGGGCACCTGCAAGGTCGGCGGCGTCAGGCGCGACATCGAGAAGGAGAAGCTCGACAAGATGCACCGGCAGCTCGACCCCTTCGAGGAGCAGTGCCGGGAGCTCGGCGATGTCTTCTTAGACGACGATACGGTGAAGTACCGCCTCAAAGGCCTCTCGGTCATCTCGAAGGACGACGCGTACGCGCTCGGCGCGGTCGGCCCGACCGCGAGAGCAAGCGGGGTCGCAATGGATCACCGCGAGACCGGCTACGCCGCCTACGGCGATCTCGGCTTCAAGCCGGTCGTCGAGACCGCCGGGGACTGCTACGCCCGGTGCGCCGTGCGGGTCAAGGAGGTCTACGCCTCCATCGACCTGATCCGGCGTGCAATCGACCAGATGCCCGAAGGCCCTCTCGACGTCAAGGTCAAGGGTACACCGGATGGCGAGTACTTCTCCCGCGTCGAGCAGCCGCGGGGCGAGGTCGTCTACTACCTCCGTGGCGACGGCACGAAATACCTCTCGAGGGCCCGGATCCGGACGCCGACGCTCGCGAACATCCCGCCGCTGGTGAAGATGCTCCCCGGCGCGCAGCTTGCCGATGTCCCGGTCGTCGTCCTCTCGATCGACCCCTGCATCAGCTGCACGGAGAGGTGA
- a CDS encoding NADH-quinone oxidoreductase subunit C, whose protein sequence is MTVNEEQTTISVALENLVREVEALHAGGYRLVQIGCTDVGGAYEINYSFDKGYQYQNLRLTIGPDTEVPSVSGIYWGAFVYENEMHDLFGIPVTGINIDFKGTFIRTAEKYPFSVTRRGGDSCRNA, encoded by the coding sequence ATGACGGTTAACGAAGAGCAGACTACTATCAGCGTCGCGCTGGAGAACCTCGTGCGCGAGGTCGAGGCGCTCCATGCCGGCGGGTACCGCCTGGTCCAGATAGGGTGCACGGACGTCGGCGGAGCGTACGAGATCAACTACTCGTTCGACAAGGGTTACCAGTACCAGAACCTCCGCCTGACAATCGGGCCCGATACGGAGGTCCCAAGCGTCTCCGGGATCTACTGGGGAGCGTTCGTCTACGAGAACGAGATGCACGACCTCTTCGGGATCCCGGTCACCGGGATCAATATCGACTTCAAGGGGACGTTCATCCGGACGGCCGAGAAGTATCCGTTCAGTGTCACGAGGAGGGGAGGTGACTCATGCCGGAACGCATAG
- a CDS encoding NADH-quinone oxidoreductase subunit B family protein has translation MAFLKRSPWILHYDASSCNGCDIEVLACLTPLYDVERFGIINTGNPKHADILMITGGINEQNREVVKNIYEQMPEPKVVVAIGVCAASGGIFRECYNIVGGVDKVIPVDVYVPGCAARPEMIIDGVVTALGILEEKREKMTGAAQTKESARRAAGEST, from the coding sequence ATGGCATTTCTGAAGCGATCACCCTGGATCCTTCACTACGATGCATCCAGCTGCAACGGGTGCGACATCGAGGTGCTTGCATGCCTCACACCGCTCTACGACGTGGAGCGGTTCGGCATCATCAACACGGGGAACCCGAAGCACGCCGATATCCTCATGATCACCGGCGGGATCAACGAACAGAACCGGGAGGTGGTCAAAAACATCTACGAGCAGATGCCGGAGCCCAAAGTCGTCGTCGCGATCGGTGTCTGCGCCGCGTCCGGCGGCATATTCCGGGAGTGCTACAACATCGTGGGCGGCGTCGACAAAGTTATCCCCGTTGACGTCTATGTCCCGGGATGCGCGGCGCGGCCGGAGATGATCATCGACGGCGTCGTAACGGCGCTCGGGATTCTCGAGGAGAAGCGGGAGAAGATGACCGGCGCTGCGCAGACCAAAGAGAGCGCGCGACGGGCGGCAGGTGAGAGCACATGA